In one Lysobacter alkalisoli genomic region, the following are encoded:
- a CDS encoding radical SAM family protein has translation MAGRSPLFERLRAQTPMLVRRAPPRMDAQRWHHAIVGGRGHRFAQPLTFTPYAAARPCSARCRFCSETLRPMHGGTMAARLRPAADYFATLEQALAAVRGIPMSWSLSGLEASDNEAWLLQLLETLSAEERRGAAINERVLYSNGAGLARARGDELIDALRRFGLSWIELSRHHPDPARNQAIMRFRPDEPIADVAGFAGTARRVSEALPLRLVCIVQRGGVEDADGVMEYLRWAEGLGATAVIFREFSRLDEVYRDTVTRRYIEGGRVTVERVLEACMAAAWWPSLVPVRMTEGYYFWNLVLRAPSGMEVVFETSDYGAMHDRHQTGDVYKLVFHANGNLCTGWEPDHGIIWRAARG, from the coding sequence CTGGCGGGACGCTCGCCATTGTTCGAACGCCTTCGCGCGCAAACGCCGATGCTGGTACGGCGTGCGCCTCCGCGCATGGATGCGCAGCGCTGGCATCACGCCATCGTGGGCGGACGTGGCCATCGTTTTGCCCAGCCGCTCACGTTCACCCCGTACGCAGCGGCCCGGCCCTGTTCGGCGCGCTGCCGGTTCTGCTCGGAAACGCTGCGGCCGATGCATGGCGGAACCATGGCCGCACGGCTGCGACCGGCAGCGGATTACTTCGCCACCCTGGAGCAGGCGCTGGCCGCGGTGCGGGGCATCCCGATGTCGTGGTCGCTGTCGGGGCTGGAGGCCAGCGACAATGAAGCCTGGCTGCTGCAATTGCTGGAAACGCTGTCGGCCGAGGAACGCCGCGGGGCCGCCATCAACGAGCGCGTCCTGTACAGCAACGGTGCCGGACTGGCGCGGGCACGTGGTGACGAGCTCATCGACGCGCTGCGACGTTTCGGATTGTCGTGGATCGAATTATCACGCCATCACCCCGACCCGGCGCGCAACCAGGCCATCATGCGGTTTCGTCCCGATGAGCCGATCGCCGATGTGGCCGGCTTCGCTGGTACTGCGCGCAGGGTGAGCGAGGCGCTGCCGCTTAGGCTTGTCTGCATCGTGCAACGCGGCGGCGTGGAGGATGCCGATGGGGTGATGGAATACCTGCGCTGGGCCGAAGGGCTGGGGGCGACCGCGGTGATATTCCGCGAGTTCTCCCGGCTGGACGAGGTTTACCGGGACACGGTCACCCGACGCTACATCGAGGGCGGCCGGGTGACGGTGGAGCGCGTGCTCGAAGCGTGCATGGCTGCTGCCTGGTGGCCGTCGCTGGTGCCGGTGCGTATGACCGAGGGCTACTACTTCTGGAACCTGGTGCTGCGCGCGCCGTCGGGCATGGAGGTCGTGTTCGAAACCTCCGACTACGGCGCCATGCACGATCGCCACCAGACCGGCGATGTCTACAAGCTCGTGTTCCATGCCAACGGCAACCTGTGCACGGGTTGGGAGCCGGATCACGGCATCATCTGGAGGGCTGCCCGTGGATGA
- the ung gene encoding uracil-DNA glycosylase, whose product MTDSDHIKLEPSWKARVGDYLLRDDMRALSAFLRERKATGATIYPPGPQIFAAFDATPFDAVKVVVLGQDPYHGPGQAHGLCFSVQPGVPVPPSLLNIYKELQSDVGFKPPSHGYLQRWAEQGVLLLNAVLTVEAGRAGSHQGKGWEGFTDHVVDVLNREREGLVFLLWGSYAQAKGKVIDPRRHRVLKAPHPSPLSAHRGFLGCRHFSAANDYLARRGQTPIDWTLPEV is encoded by the coding sequence ATGACCGACTCCGACCACATCAAGCTCGAACCGTCCTGGAAGGCGCGCGTCGGCGACTACCTGCTGCGCGACGACATGCGGGCGCTGTCGGCGTTCCTGCGTGAGCGCAAGGCGACCGGGGCGACGATCTATCCGCCGGGGCCGCAGATCTTTGCAGCGTTCGACGCCACTCCGTTCGATGCGGTCAAGGTGGTCGTGCTCGGACAGGACCCGTACCACGGGCCGGGGCAGGCGCATGGGCTGTGTTTCTCGGTGCAGCCCGGCGTGCCGGTGCCGCCGTCGCTGCTCAACATCTACAAGGAACTGCAAAGCGACGTCGGCTTCAAGCCACCCTCTCATGGTTACCTGCAGCGCTGGGCCGAACAGGGCGTGCTGCTGCTCAACGCGGTGCTCACCGTCGAGGCCGGCCGTGCCGGCAGCCACCAGGGCAAGGGCTGGGAGGGCTTCACCGACCACGTGGTCGATGTGCTCAACCGCGAGCGCGAGGGGCTGGTGTTCCTGCTGTGGGGCAGTTACGCGCAGGCCAAGGGCAAGGTCATCGACCCGCGCCGGCACCGGGTGCTGAAGGCGCCGCATCCGTCGCCGCTGTCGGCGCACCGCGGCTTCCTTGGCTGCCGCCATTTCTCTGCTGCCAACGATTATCTTGCCCGTCGCGGGCAGACGCCGATCGACTGGACGCTGCCCGAGGTCTGA
- a CDS encoding phospholipase D family protein, giving the protein MRWKMKLALSGTGMLFVSALLFVLLGCSTLPTRPVEPAVAALPAGQDTRLDEVVQPALDARPGQSGFHLVSDGVEAFALRGLSGRAAERSLDVQYYIWNDDLTGRLLALELLDAADRGVRVRLLLDDMDARAKNFAIAALAAHPNISVRLFNPFASRRGLFGKAMEAVTSFSRINHRMHNKSWIVDNRFAIAGGRNIGNEYFDASDHVNFNDLDLAFVGPAVEQLSASFDRYWNSEQVWPIESLSPESVSTGALDDLRSQLKAYEAQARETPYIKAMEGHDAIAAARAMALPMHWTPRWQVLSDEPGKATHKDSPMEASAVLVGLTRAVDEAASEVVLISPYFVPGKEGARLLLEQVEAGREVRILTNSLAANDVAAVHGGYSRYRKPLLEGGIALWELKPERVADTGEDSGISLFGSSGGSLHSKAAVIDNRVAFVGSFNLDPRSVSLNCEQGLLVDEPVIAAQVTALFQRMTSPAAAWEVGLENGDLRWGDGRRSFEKEPGASLGRRFQARLARWLPVEPLL; this is encoded by the coding sequence ATGCGATGGAAGATGAAGCTGGCCTTGAGTGGAACGGGCATGCTGTTCGTGTCTGCGCTGCTGTTCGTGCTGCTGGGTTGCTCGACGCTGCCGACACGGCCAGTGGAGCCCGCGGTCGCCGCGCTGCCCGCCGGGCAGGACACCCGGCTCGATGAGGTGGTGCAACCTGCGCTGGATGCCCGTCCCGGGCAGTCCGGCTTCCATCTGGTATCGGACGGCGTCGAAGCCTTCGCCCTGCGCGGCCTGTCCGGTCGTGCGGCCGAGCGCAGCCTCGACGTGCAGTACTACATCTGGAACGACGACTTGACCGGCCGGCTGCTTGCCCTGGAACTGCTCGATGCCGCTGACCGCGGAGTGCGGGTGCGGTTGTTGCTGGACGACATGGACGCGCGGGCCAAGAACTTCGCCATCGCCGCATTGGCCGCACACCCCAACATCAGCGTGCGGCTGTTCAATCCGTTCGCTTCACGCCGGGGCCTCTTCGGCAAGGCGATGGAAGCGGTCACCAGCTTCTCGCGCATCAACCACCGCATGCACAACAAGAGCTGGATCGTCGACAATCGCTTCGCGATCGCCGGTGGTCGCAACATCGGCAACGAGTATTTCGACGCCAGCGACCACGTCAACTTCAACGACCTCGACCTGGCCTTCGTCGGCCCCGCGGTCGAACAGCTCAGCGCGTCCTTCGACCGGTACTGGAATTCAGAACAGGTCTGGCCGATCGAATCGCTGAGCCCGGAATCGGTCAGCACCGGGGCCCTGGACGATCTGCGCAGCCAGCTGAAGGCCTACGAGGCACAAGCACGAGAGACGCCCTACATCAAGGCGATGGAAGGTCACGACGCGATTGCCGCCGCGCGCGCCATGGCGCTGCCGATGCACTGGACCCCGCGCTGGCAGGTGCTCAGCGATGAGCCCGGCAAGGCGACCCACAAGGACTCGCCGATGGAAGCCTCGGCGGTGCTGGTCGGGCTGACCCGGGCGGTGGACGAGGCGGCCAGCGAAGTGGTGTTGATCTCGCCTTACTTCGTGCCCGGAAAGGAGGGGGCCAGGCTGTTGCTGGAACAGGTCGAAGCCGGGCGTGAAGTGCGCATCCTGACCAACTCGCTGGCGGCCAACGACGTGGCCGCCGTGCACGGTGGCTATTCCCGCTATCGCAAGCCGCTGCTGGAAGGCGGGATCGCGCTGTGGGAACTCAAGCCCGAGCGTGTCGCCGACACCGGTGAGGACAGCGGCATCAGCCTGTTCGGCTCCTCAGGCGGCAGCCTGCACAGCAAGGCGGCGGTGATCGATAACCGGGTCGCCTTCGTCGGCTCGTTCAACCTCGATCCGCGCTCGGTATCGCTGAACTGCGAGCAGGGCCTGCTGGTCGACGAGCCGGTCATCGCCGCACAAGTGACTGCGTTGTTCCAGAGGATGACCTCGCCGGCAGCGGCCTGGGAGGTTGGCCTCGAGAATGGCGACCTGCGCTGGGGCGACGGCCGCCGGAGCTTTGAAAAGGAGCCCGGGGCCAGCTTGGGGCGTCGCTTCCAGGCCCGACTCGCGCGTTGGCTGCCGGTGGAGCCGCTGCTCTGA
- a CDS encoding DNA methyltransferase, with translation MDDASWFAPSPDRSDWELPRDIRDRDVFGGSDCGWVEQMRPFIRHFSQPRQTVLDPFCGFATTLLAAGIEGRRGIGFEIDPQRAALARERLQRHGVDADIRTGPLSHEATEVRADLCLTSVPYFGCSWNGEAVQGQLYLERDYAGFLSGLRAVFHAVRRSLADDGFCIAMAENIVVGGRRFQLAWDVARILDSLYVAHEERVLCYPRSVSPLPHAATSTNRSHEYALVYQKRRETIDLQATLEILRAIEGAGFDFRLHGSFAAWLEAGMPAHGRRPADADLLLPPRQDRLDALLRWLVARGFELNLWGEPVKPPVDLPTWQAHHYVRADRRGRDGSLVRLDLGCASVDAF, from the coding sequence GTGGATGACGCCAGCTGGTTCGCACCGTCACCCGATCGTTCCGATTGGGAACTGCCCCGCGACATCCGCGACCGTGATGTCTTCGGCGGGAGCGATTGCGGCTGGGTGGAGCAGATGCGGCCTTTCATCCGTCATTTCTCGCAGCCGCGGCAGACCGTGCTCGATCCGTTCTGCGGTTTCGCGACGACATTGCTGGCCGCCGGCATCGAGGGGCGGCGCGGCATCGGCTTCGAGATCGATCCGCAGCGGGCGGCGCTGGCTCGCGAACGGCTGCAGCGGCACGGCGTGGATGCCGATATCCGTACCGGGCCGCTTTCGCATGAAGCGACCGAAGTTCGGGCCGACCTGTGCCTGACCAGCGTGCCGTACTTCGGCTGCAGCTGGAACGGAGAGGCCGTGCAGGGACAGCTCTATCTCGAGCGAGACTACGCGGGCTTCCTGTCCGGCCTGCGTGCGGTGTTCCACGCCGTGCGCCGTTCGCTGGCGGACGACGGTTTCTGCATCGCCATGGCCGAGAACATCGTGGTCGGCGGTCGCCGTTTTCAGCTGGCCTGGGACGTGGCGCGCATCCTCGACAGCCTGTACGTCGCCCACGAGGAGCGCGTGCTCTGCTACCCGCGGTCCGTATCGCCGCTGCCGCATGCAGCCACCTCGACCAACCGCAGCCACGAGTACGCGCTGGTCTACCAGAAGCGGCGCGAGACGATCGATCTGCAGGCGACGCTGGAGATCCTGCGCGCGATCGAGGGCGCGGGGTTCGACTTCCGCCTCCATGGCAGCTTCGCGGCCTGGCTCGAAGCCGGCATGCCAGCGCACGGACGCCGGCCCGCCGATGCCGACCTGCTGCTGCCGCCCCGGCAGGACCGGCTCGACGCGCTGCTGCGCTGGCTGGTCGCACGCGGTTTCGAACTGAACCTGTGGGGCGAACCGGTCAAACCGCCGGTGGATCTGCCCACGTGGCAGGCCCACCACTATGTGCGGGCCGACCGGCGCGGGCGCGACGGTTCGCTGGTGCGGCTGGACCTGGGGTGTGCATCGGTGGATGCGTTCTGA
- a CDS encoding nicotinate phosphoribosyltransferase: MRHLENLILNTDSYKASHWLQYPPGTDATFFYVESRGGVYDKTLFFGLQAILKEYLSKPVTHADVDEARDFFAAHGEPFNEAGWRRIVDVHGGLLPLRIRAVPEGSVVRTHQALVTIESTDPEAFWLPSYIETLLLRLWYPVTVATISWHVKQTIRAFLERTSDDAEGQLPFKLHDFGARGVSSLESAGLGGAAHLVNFMGTDTVAGVLTTRAYYHEPMAGFSIPAAEHSTITSWGREREVEAYANMLKQFAKPGSLVAVVSDSYDIYTAIKEHWGQALRQQVIDSGATVVIRPDSGDPVEVVHQCLELLDEAFGSTVNGKGYKVLEHLRLIQGDGVDPDSIRAILERITEAGYATDNIAFGMGGGLLQKLNRDTQKFALKCSAARVDGQWIDVYKDPVTDSGKTSKRGRLALLRHVEYGSVKTVPVPDDVADVEDMALPLGWEHAMETVWENGEFVRDWTFSEIRARSGQARIENKAGCHEAAFAD, encoded by the coding sequence ATGCGCCATCTCGAAAACCTCATCCTCAACACCGACAGCTACAAGGCCAGCCACTGGCTGCAGTACCCGCCCGGCACCGACGCCACGTTCTTCTACGTCGAGTCCCGCGGCGGGGTGTACGACAAGACGCTGTTCTTCGGCCTGCAGGCGATCCTCAAGGAATACCTGTCCAAGCCGGTCACCCATGCCGACGTCGACGAGGCGCGCGATTTCTTCGCCGCCCACGGCGAGCCGTTCAACGAGGCCGGCTGGCGGCGGATCGTCGACGTGCACGGCGGCCTGCTGCCGCTGCGGATCCGTGCCGTGCCCGAAGGCAGCGTGGTGCGCACCCACCAGGCCCTGGTCACGATCGAATCCACCGACCCGGAGGCGTTCTGGCTGCCCAGCTACATCGAAACCCTGCTGCTGCGGCTGTGGTACCCGGTGACGGTCGCGACGATCAGCTGGCACGTGAAGCAGACGATCCGCGCCTTTCTCGAACGCACCAGCGACGATGCCGAAGGGCAGCTGCCGTTCAAGCTGCACGACTTCGGCGCCCGCGGCGTGTCCAGCCTCGAATCGGCCGGGCTCGGCGGGGCGGCGCACCTGGTCAACTTCATGGGCACCGACACCGTCGCCGGCGTGCTGACCACTCGCGCCTACTACCACGAGCCGATGGCCGGGTTCTCGATCCCGGCCGCCGAGCACAGCACGATCACCAGTTGGGGCCGCGAGCGCGAGGTCGAGGCCTACGCCAACATGCTCAAGCAGTTCGCCAAGCCGGGCAGCCTGGTCGCGGTGGTGTCCGACAGCTACGACATCTACACGGCTATCAAGGAGCACTGGGGCCAGGCCCTGCGCCAGCAGGTGATCGACTCCGGCGCCACCGTGGTGATCCGCCCCGACTCCGGCGATCCGGTCGAGGTCGTGCATCAGTGCCTGGAACTGCTCGACGAGGCTTTTGGCAGCACCGTCAATGGCAAGGGCTACAAGGTGCTCGAGCACCTGCGGCTGATCCAGGGCGACGGTGTCGACCCGGACAGCATCCGCGCGATCCTGGAGCGGATCACCGAGGCCGGCTACGCCACCGACAACATCGCCTTCGGCATGGGCGGTGGTCTGCTGCAGAAGCTCAACCGCGACACCCAGAAGTTCGCGCTCAAGTGCTCGGCGGCACGTGTCGACGGCCAGTGGATCGACGTCTACAAGGACCCGGTCACCGACAGCGGCAAGACCTCCAAGCGCGGCCGGCTGGCACTGTTGCGGCATGTCGAATACGGCAGCGTGAAGACCGTACCGGTGCCCGATGACGTCGCCGACGTCGAGGACATGGCGCTTCCCCTGGGCTGGGAGCATGCGATGGAAACGGTGTGGGAGAACGGCGAGTTCGTCCGCGACTGGACCTTCTCCGAGATCCGCGCACGCTCCGGGCAGGCGCGCATCGAGAACAAGGCAGGATGCCATGAAGCCGCATTTGCCGATTGA
- a CDS encoding bifunctional nicotinamide-nucleotide adenylyltransferase/Nudix hydroxylase, translated as MEYDYLVFIGRFEPFHNGHAAVARLALGRARKLILLVGSADTPRTIRNPWTVAEREVMVRAALAGDDQRLIVRPLRDHLYNEALWVAAVQRSVAEAIKSDGGAADAKIGLIGQDKDASSYYLQEFPQWPLVDVQHTATLSATELRRYLFEANRLDSHGGLMLIRANVPGPVFDMLEAFRKNSPAFTQLVAEHRFIDQYRAAWAEAPYPPTFVTTDAVVVHSGHVLLVRRRAEPGKGLWALPGGFVHQEESILASCLRELREETRLKVPVPVLKGSIKGQHVFDHPERSQRGRTVTHAFHFDFPAGDLPPVRGGDDADKARWFPVSEALEMGPQLYEDHLHILEFFLGRG; from the coding sequence ATGGAATACGATTATCTGGTCTTCATTGGCCGCTTCGAGCCGTTTCACAACGGCCACGCCGCCGTCGCCCGCCTCGCACTGGGCCGGGCCCGCAAGCTGATCCTTCTGGTCGGCTCTGCCGATACCCCCCGCACCATCCGCAACCCCTGGACCGTCGCCGAGCGCGAGGTCATGGTCCGCGCTGCGCTCGCGGGCGATGACCAGCGCTTGATCGTCCGGCCGTTGCGCGACCACCTCTACAACGAGGCGCTGTGGGTCGCCGCGGTCCAGCGCAGCGTCGCCGAGGCGATCAAGTCCGATGGCGGTGCCGCCGATGCCAAGATTGGCCTGATCGGCCAGGACAAGGACGCCAGCAGCTACTACCTGCAGGAGTTCCCGCAGTGGCCGCTGGTCGACGTGCAGCACACCGCCACGCTGTCGGCGACTGAGCTGCGCCGCTACCTGTTCGAAGCCAACCGGCTCGACAGTCACGGCGGGCTGATGCTGATCCGCGCCAACGTGCCCGGCCCGGTGTTCGACATGCTCGAGGCGTTCCGCAAGAACTCGCCCGCGTTCACCCAGCTGGTCGCCGAGCACCGCTTCATCGACCAGTACCGCGCGGCCTGGGCCGAAGCCCCGTATCCGCCGACCTTCGTCACCACTGACGCGGTGGTCGTGCATTCCGGTCATGTGTTGCTGGTGCGTCGCCGGGCCGAACCGGGCAAGGGCCTGTGGGCGCTGCCGGGCGGCTTCGTCCACCAGGAGGAGTCGATCCTCGCCAGCTGCCTGCGCGAGTTGCGCGAAGAGACCCGGCTCAAGGTCCCGGTGCCGGTGCTGAAAGGCTCGATCAAGGGCCAGCACGTGTTCGACCACCCCGAACGCTCGCAGCGCGGCCGTACCGTCACCCACGCCTTCCACTTCGACTTCCCGGCCGGCGACCTGCCGCCGGTGCGCGGTGGCGACGATGCCGACAAGGCGCGCTGGTTCCCGGTCAGCGAGGCCCTCGAAATGGGTCCGCAGCTGTACGAGGACCATCTGCACATCCTCGAATTCTTCCTCGGCCGGGGCTGA